The Desmodus rotundus isolate HL8 chromosome 13, HLdesRot8A.1, whole genome shotgun sequence sequence TTACACAAGTGtaccaatgaaaacaaaaggcaaagagAATCACTGCCATCCCTACAAAAGGAATGGTTCCTTTtctaacattctttaaaaatatacactgtaCAGTCCTTGCACCTCGCCAAAGGTGGCAATGTAATAAATACACTGGCTTAGTCCTCCTCACTGTTCAGCAAGGTCCACCAACTACCTGTTATAAGCCCTCTCCTTTTTGGATTTCTCCAGGGCTTTGTCCATAGTCTTCTCGTTCTCCCCTCGACATTTGGGACAGTACCACTTGCCCTTTGGTTTATGATTCAGTCCTACACAGGAGAAGTGGAACCACTCGATGGGGCACTCGTCGTTGTCACAGCCGATCATTTCTCCATAGGAGACCTGATTGCACAGACAGTACGTGGGCTCATTTGGGTCGATGGGAAGGTCTGCGGGGGATGCTTCCCTCTCTGCTTTGGCCTTGGAGCGTTTCTTCTTCTTGGAGgcctttgctttcttctccttgggTGTTCCTGAGGTGATGTCATCATGGTCATGATTATTAGCTGCATTCTCCCGATTCTCATTGTTGCGCTGTCGCCGAGACCTCTTGTTATTGGGCTTTTCTGCCTGTGTGATTGTCTCATTCTTGGACTTATCCTGGCCGGCTTTGCCACTGTGGCCAGTGGTGTCATTGACTTCTTGGTGTGCCTCAAAGAGTTCCACGTGACTGTCTACCTGTCTGGTCCGGTTCTCCACCAACTCTACCATCTGACTCACAATCTGAATCTTCTCGTCGCCCAGCTCCTGGCTCCGAATCAGGGCTCTCTGAATGCAGTGCAACACTCTCCTCTTTTGGGTGCCGTCCGTCTCCCGTTTAAACTTCTCATAATACTCATCCAGTTCCTTCAGGATTTctgcaaagggaaaaatgagCATTATACCCACATTATAAACACTACCaagtgttttatttaattctctagTCTATGAAAAAGTAATTACAAAGGAGAAATTACCAATGCAAAGTTTCCTAGTATGAAAAAGCTTATACCTTCTATGCCCTCctagcagacttttttttttcctgtagaaaaAATCCCTGGAACTAAATACAAATGCCAACACAGTTCTCATTTAGCAAAGTGCTACGGAAAGCTCCCCAAGGGATTGTATACATTCAGAAGTGTAAGTAATATTCCTACAATGGACAATTAGGAGAAAAGATCAAATTTAGATGAAGCACTGGGtccccaatttttattttcaataaaattaatgataTCCTCTATTTCCACTGtttttattcagatatttttctatCAATTTAAAAGCCCTTATTCATTTTATTCTAATGTACTGATGTCTATAATACCCTACTAAATTATagactatatataaatattacctATGACCCAGAGCCTCAATTTATCAGTCACATCACTTTCACCCCAGCATGTTATTCCTCTGTATTactgaaaataagaaaggttTGTCACAATAAGCCACACAACCCAGCcttgctttaaaacaaaggtgGCAGATTTTGCTTTTGCATTTATTGCTTAAAACAATAACATACCTACAGACTGTAAaacattatcaaaaataaattaaaaactcttAATACTAAATTGAAACCTTTTTAGACAGGTAGGAAGGCAGTGTGtgtgaatttaaaatgtaattgtgggggggaagggtggggagaaaatgcagagaactgtaattaaacaataaaataaaataaatttaaaaacaaaaagcaaaatgtaattttgcaaatgtaattaggcaatttctcaagaaataa is a genomic window containing:
- the ING1 gene encoding inhibitor of growth protein 1; its protein translation is MAAPRSRRRGFLVLLLALPRTLLRLPTPAPGNRGTGLRLRGAREAHLYLKWLCLNGVLCSGHPRNICHYEEILKELDEYYEKFKRETDGTQKRRVLHCIQRALIRSQELGDEKIQIVSQMVELVENRTRQVDSHVELFEAHQEVNDTTGHSGKAGQDKSKNETITQAEKPNNKRSRRQRNNENRENAANNHDHDDITSGTPKEKKAKASKKKKRSKAKAEREASPADLPIDPNEPTYCLCNQVSYGEMIGCDNDECPIEWFHFSCVGLNHKPKGKWYCPKCRGENEKTMDKALEKSKKERAYNR